GCAGCGATCCCCTGTCGCTGCTGCAAAAAGCGCTGGCGCCACTGAACGACAGCGCCACCCAGATTCATCAACCGTTATTTCCAACATCACCCCAGCTGAAGGAGTCTTAACATGAAATTCCCGAAAATCCTGTTCGCCATGTTCGCCGCAGCAACCCTGTTCAGCACGACTGCGCGCGCCGACGCACTGGATGATATCGTCAAGAGCGGCGTGCTGAAAGTGGCAGTGCCGCAAGACTTCCCGCCGTTCGGCTCAGTCACCGCCGATCTCAAGCCGCAAGGCCTGGATATCGATGTGGCGACGCTGATCGCCAAGAAAATGGGCGTCAAGATCGAACTGGTGCCAGTCACCAGCGCCAACCGCGTGCCTTACCTGCAAACCAAGAAGGTAGACCTGATCATTTCCAGTCTCGGCAAGAATCCGGAACGTGAAAAAGTCATCGCGTTCAGCGACGCCTACGCACCGTTCTATAACGGCGTGTTCGGCGGCGCCGATCAACAGGTTCACAGCGCAGCCGACCTGGCCGGCAAGACCGTGGGCGTGACCCGCGGTGCCGTGGAAGATCTGGAGCTGACGAAGATCGCGCCGGCCAGCGCCACCATCAAGCGCTACGAAGACAACAACGGCACCATCAGCGCCTTCCTGTCCGGCCAGGTGCAACTGGTTGCAACCGGCAATGTGGTTGCTGCCGCGATCATCGCCAAGAATCCGCCGAAAAAACCTGAAACGAAATTCCTGATCAAGAATTCGCCATGCTCGATCGGCCTCAATCAGGATGAGCCAAAACTGCTCGCCAAGGTCAACGCCATTCTGGCGCAAACCAAGAAGGATGGCGAACTCAACGCGATCAGCGTGAAATGGCTGGGAATGCCGCTGCCTGCCAACCTGTAATCCGTCCCCCATTCCGGACAGAAAGCAGCACATGAGCTACCACTTCGATTTCCTGGCGCCGTTCGACTACCCTGCCGTGCTGATCAAGGGCGTGCTGGTCACGATCGAACTGATCGCGATCGGCGGCGTGCTCGGCATCGCTGTCGGCATTTTCGCCGCCTGGGCCAAGACCCAGGGGCCGCGCTGGCTGCGGCCCTTGATCAACGCCTATGTTGAATTGATCCGCAACACGCCGTTCCTGATCCAGCTGTTCTTCATTTTCTTCGGTTTGCCCGGCATCGGCCTGCAGATCACCGAAATGGAAGCGGCAATATTGGCGATGGTGATCAATCTTGGCGCCTACAGCTGCGAAATCATCCGCGCCGGCATTGCCGCCGTCGCCCGCGGCCAGATCGAAGCCGGTCTGAGCCTGGCCATGACGCGGCTGCAGATCTTCCGCCACGTGATCCTGCCGCCGGCCTTGCAGAAAATCTGGCCGGCACTATCGAGCCAGGTGGTGATCGTGATGGTGGGTTCGGCGGTCTGCTCGCAGATTGCAGTGGAAGAACTGGCGTATGCCGCCAATTTCATCCAGGGCCGCAATTTCCGCTCGTTTGAATCGTACCTGTTGTCTACCGCAATCTATCTGGTACTGGCGATCGGCCTGCGCCAATTGTTGCGCATGCTCGGCAACTGGCTGTTTGGTCGTCCTGTCGCCAAGGAGGCTGCATGATTTCATTCTCGCTTTGGGATATCGTCCGCAACCTGTTGCTGGCGCTGCGCTGGACTGTGCTGCTGTCGCTGGCCTCGTTTGCCTTGGGTGGCCTATTGGGATTGATCGTACTATTCCTGAGAACGTCAAAGCACGCGTGGTTGCGCACCATTACCAAGATGTACATCGAACTGTTCCAGGGCACGCCGCTGCTGATGCAATTGTTCCTGGCCTTTTTCGGGCTGGCGCTGTTCGGTTTGGAAGTACCGGCCTGGCTTGCCGCCGGATTGGCGCTGACTTGCTGGAGCAGCGCATACCTGGCTGAAATCTGGCGTGGCTGCGTCGAAGCGATCCCGCGCGGTCAGTGGGAAGCGTCGTCCTGCCTGGCGATGAGCTACATGCAACAGATGCGCCACGTGATCCTGCCGCAGGCGCTGCGAATCGCCATTCCGCCGACGGTTGGCTTCAGCGTGCAGATCGTCAAGGGCACCGCAGTCACCTCCATCATCGGCTTCGTCGAACTATCGAAAGCCGGCACCATGATCACCAACGCCACATTCCAGCCGTTCACCGTGTACGCGCTGGTCGCCCTCATGTATTTTGCGCTGTGCTGGCCGTTGTCCAAATACAGCCAGTCTCTGGAAAGGAAATTCAATGCCTCTCATCGCCATTGATAACGTCAAGAAAAGCTTCGGCGACAACCAGGTGCTGAAAGGTATCCGGCTCGACGTCGAACCCGGCGAAGTGATTGCCATCATCGGCAAGAGCGGTTCCGGCAAGAGCACCCTGCTGCGCTGTATCAACGGCCTGGAAAGCATCGACGAAGGCAACATCAGCGTCGCCGGTTCGCACCTGGGCAAGACCGAACTGGAATTGCGCGCATTGCGGCTCAAGGTCGGCATGATCTTCCAGCAGTTCAACCTGTTCCCGCACTTGACGGTTGGACGCAACGTGATGCTGTCGCCAATGATCGTCAAGGGCACCAGCGAGAGCGAAGCACGCAAGTCGGCGCAGGAAAACCTGGCGCGCGTCGGCCTGGCGGAGAAATTCGACGCCTACCCTGATCAACTATCCGGCGGCCAGCAGCAACGGGTAGCGATAGCCCGTGCATTGACGATGCAGCCGCAGGCGCTGTTATGCGATGAAATCACCTCGGCGCTCGATCCGGAACTGGTGAATGAAGTGCTGACGGTGGTGCGCGGCCTGGCGGAAGAAGGCATGACGCTGCTGATGGTGACGCACGAGATGCGCTTTGCGCGTGAAGTGTGCGATCGTGTAGTGTTCATGCATCAGGGAAAAGTGCATGAAATCGGACCGCCGGAAGACATTTTTGCCAATCCAAAAACACTGGAACTGCAACAGTTTCTCGGCGCCTCGCACTGACGCATCACGGATGCATAAATCGGCAAACGGGGGCATGCGATTGCAATTCTGTAAAATTGCGGATTAGTTTCAATAAATGGAAGCATACATGAATTCAATCAGCACCACCCCGCCGCTCGCTGCCGACCTGGTCTCATTCATCGAAGGTTTGCCGAAGGCGGAACTGCACCTCCATATCGAAGGCACACTGGAACCTGAATTGCTGTTTGCGTTGGCCCAGCGCAACAATGTCGCACTGCCCTACGCGTCGGTGGAAGAACTGCGCGCCGCCTATGCCTTCACCGACCTGCAATCCTTCCTCGACCTGTACTATGCGGGCGCCGCTGTGCTACAGACCGAACAGGATTTCTATGAAATGACGATGGCCTACATCGTGCGTTCACGCGCCGATAATGTGCGCCACGCCGAAATTTTCTTCGACCCGCAAACCCACACCGAACGCGGTATCGGCATCGATGTCGTGTTCTCCGGCATCGCCCGCGCCTTGCGCGAAGCGCGCGACAAGCATGGCTTCAGCAGCGCCATGATCATGTCGTTCCTGCGCCACATGTCGGAAGAAGAAGCGTTCGCCACCTTGGAACAAGCCTTGCCGCTGCGCGCCGAATATCGCGACCTGTGGATAGGCATCGGCCTCGATTCCGCCGAGCGCGGCAACCCGCCGGAAAAATTCGCCCGTGTCTTTGCCCGTTGTCGCGAACTCGGTTTCCACCTGGTGGCGCACGCTGGCGAAGAAGGCCCGCCGGAATATGTCCGCGACGCATTGGATGTACTGCATGTGGAGCGCATCGACCATGGCGTGCGCAGCGAGGAAGATCCGGTCCTGATGAAACGGCTGGCGGCAGAACGCATTCCGCTGACTGTGTGTCCGCTATCCAACCTGAAGCTGTGCGTGGTCGACGACATGCGCAAGCACAACTTGGCGCGCCTGCTGCACGCCGGCCTGGCGGTGACCGTCAACTCCGACGATCCCGCCTACTTCGGCGGCTACATGAATGCCAACTTCCTGGCGGTAGCGGCATCGCTACGCTTGAGCCGTACCGAACTGGTGATGCTGGCGCGGAACAGTTTCGAGGCGACTTTCCTGCCGGCCGCCGCCAAGCAGCAGTTGCTGTTGGAGCTGGATGGCTACTGCATGGCGCACTAAGCCAGCGATCCGCCAGCAGCCTCTTTGCAAAATCCGTCTCATCGTTTCGGTGAGACGGGTTTTTCATATTTAATCCAATAAACAAAAAAAAGCCCGCAGAACCTTACGGTTGCGGGCTGAATCCAAACCTAGGAGGTGTTGGAGGAGACAGGGCGAACTATAGCAACCTAGCCGTTGCCTGTATGCTTTATTGTTCGCATACCTGATATTCGACAGATGTATATCAAGTCCCGACGCCATGGTGGCGCGGTATTCTCCTTGCCAGCCAGCGTGTTTCCGTGCAACATGGGGAGGCAGCCAGATAGCCTGCTCTATCGATCCCGTCTGACTCTGCGCAACCGTATTATCGTGGAGACCATGATGGACAACGTACTTGCCGCACCTCGCCTGACCAACGCCGGCATCCTGTTTTCGGTAGTAGTCGAATTCCAGCAATACCAGTGCCTGGTGCCCCGAGCCACTCTCTCGGATCTGTCGCATTCGAAGGACCCGAAACTCGACCTGCTCGGCACCTACCGGGCATTCCAGACCAAGATCGAAGGCGTCGCACGACGACTGATCGGCGCCGGTATTGTCGGCAAGCCGCTGGTGATCGGCAGCGGCTACTTCCAATAATCCCCTAACTGGGTCTACTGTTGAATCGCATCGCGTGCCCAACGGCACGCGATGTCGGCTTACGCGTTGAGCAATCCGCGCCGCTTCAGCATTGCATCGCGCAATTTGTCGTACACGAGGTTGAACACGAAGGTGTAAGGCAAGAAGAAAAGGACCAAGCCGATATCGAGAATCAAAGCGTCGAGCAGGCTCATGTCTAGCCACCATGCGACAAGCGGCACCACGGTCGCCACCAGGCCGGCTTCAAATGCTATTGCGTGCACCACCCGCATGCTCATGGTGCGGACCAGGCGCCAATGCCGCTCGACGCGGTCGAACAGCGCATTGAAAATCATGTTCCAGGTCATCGCGACCGATGAAATCATCAAAGTCAGCAGGCCCGCGTGCGCCATCGGCACCTTCATGACCCAGGCCAGTACAGGAGCGGTCATCGCCACTGCCAGCACTTCAAAAATCAGCGCGTGGGTAGCGCGCTCGATCCAGGTTTTCTTGGTATTCATATTGCCTCCATTGTTTAGCTTGTATTCAATGAGGCTATTTTCTTCGTTTATTCTGATACTATCAAAGCAATAACCATCGGATAAACCGATGCATTCGAGCGAAATCGCCATGCGCCACTCCCTGGAAACCCTGTTCATGTTCGTCGAAGCCGCCACCCAAGGCTCGTTTTCGGCGGCGGCACGCAAACTCGGCAAACAGCAATCTACCGTCAGCGAAGCAATTGCCAATTTGGAGATTGACCTCGGCCTGCCCCTGTTCGATCGCAGCACTCGCCGTCCCACCCTGACCGAACAAGGGAGGGCGATGCTGGTGCATGCGCAGCAGGTAATCGAAGCTAGCGACCGCCTGGAACGTTCGGCACACCGGCTGGCCGGCGGACTGGAGCCACAACTGACGCTGGTACTGTCCGACACTTACCAATCGGATCGCTTCGAACTGATACTCACCAGTTTCGAACAGCGTTACCCCGAACTGGAGCTGGAATGCATGATTGCAGAGCGCAACGACGTCGTCTCACTGGTGCAGAAAGGCCGCGCCAACCTCGGGCTGGTTGCCGCACAGCCGGACTACCCGCCGGATATTGGTTTCGAATCAGTGCCCGATCGCTCCGCCATCGGCTTGTATGTTGGCAAGCAGCACCCGCTCGCCAAGGCCGAGCACATCACCACTGACATGCTGCACAGCGCACGTGAATTACGACTAAGTACTTATGTCGACGATGTCGTCCAGCGCCGCCGCGGCAAATGCTGGACGGCCTCCAGCTACCTTCTGCTGCTGGAAATGACGGAACTGGGCTTCGGCTGGGCCGAACTGCCGTACTGGCTGGCCAAGCGCTTTGCTGCCAACAGCCTACTGGAACTGCAGGTGCGCGGCTGGCCGAAAAGCATACAGGTTGATGCAGTGTGGTCACGCCAGCGCGGACTGGGACCGGCCGGCAGCTGGCTACTGGATACCTTGATGGCGCGCTGAAACCACAGGCCCGCAGAAAAAGGGATATCTGGCGCGAATTTTGCTGATATCGGATAACCCTTTTGAAAGCGACAAAAAATGTTAGTTATCCTCACCTCCGTCAGCTTCGCCACCGTGCTTGCCATTTTCCTGTTGCGCAAGGAACTCAAGGCGCGCGGCTTCCTGTCTAGCTACAACCGGAATGCGCGCTCGAATGCCAGGCTGCAACGCGGCCGGACCACCAAATCGCACCTGTAGCACGGTTGCGCAGCATCGGCAGCAAATACGCGCCACTTTGCGGCGCTGATTGAGAGCGCTCGCCAAGCGCGATCACGCAATCAGACAGTCTCGCGCCCTTGCTATGGACAAAAAAAAGCCCACTGGACCTTACGGCGCGGGCTGAATCCAAACCATAGGGGTTGGAGGAGACGAATCAACTATATGCCAGAGTATGATGCACTGCAATATAGTAAAAATACGGTACCAGAAACAAAAAAACCTGCGACCGTGAGGTAGGCAGGTTTTTATATTCATCAATACAGGAGAAGATTCCCGAAACCCAGTCCTATCTGGAAAGTGGCCCCGACGTGTAACGAATCCACTCTTATATTGATGCCTTTCGCACAAGAAACACCTTATGCGATTCGTGAATTATACGCCGACTGAGTTATAACGCAAGACATATCGTAGCTGTTGCTACATATTTACAACACATGCCGCAATTCCCCAACCTCGCCGCCTAAGCCTGGATGTTCAACAGGACAAAAAAAAGCCCGCTGAACCTTACGGTGCGGGCTTGAATCCAAACCTTAGGAGGTGTTGGAGGAGACAGGTGTAACTATATAGAGCCGGTCACTGATCGACTACTTTATTTAACGCATATCAGTTATTCACATAAATGATAGCGCTATCACACAATCTCCGTTCCATGCTGCATGGTGCGCGAATCCTTTGCCACGGTAAAGGCCAAACGGTGCCCTTCAACGGCGCTCCGGCGCGCCAGATCCAGGATTTCCAGTACGGTTACCGCCTCGCTCGCCGCGACAGGAGGAGGTAGACCATCCTTGATAGATGCCGCCGCCATCCGATAAAACTCCTGGTAAGCGCCATCCAAAGTCGCCAGTTCGCCACGCACATCGAGTTCGCCGTCGACCTGCCGAAGTACGCCCGGCAAGTTTTTACCCCATCCCTGTTGTCCTGGACGCAAGCCGGCCTTGAGCTGATCTTCCTGAACATCCAGTCCAGCCTTTTGATAGCTGCCACGGGTCCCGTGCATCGTAAAGCGCGGCACATCCAGCGCACTTAACGCGCTTGCGTGCAATACGACCTGCTTGTCGGCGTAACCGAGTTGCAAGTGCACATAATCGTCCGCCTGGGCGCCATCGCGATAGGCACCGACGGTCGCATTGACGGTTTCCGGCACGCCGAACAATACCAGCGCCTGATCGACCAGGTGCGGTCCAAGGTCAAACAGCAACCCACCACCACTATCGGCATTTTCCCGCCAACGCTGCCGCACTTCAGGCCGAAATCGATCGAAATGCGACTCGAAATGCGTGATACGACCAAGCCGGCCACTGGCTACCAGCGCCTGCACGGTACGGAAATCACCGTCCCAACGACGGTTATGGAATGGCGCCAACAGCAGTTGGCGCTGACTTGCCAAAGCAGTCAAAGCGCGCGCGTCGGCCGCATTCAAAGTAATAGGCTTGTCGACGACGACATGCTTGCCAGCTTCGAGCGCGCGGCGTGCAAACGCGAAATGGGTGTCGTTCGGCGTGGCGATGACCACGCATTCGATACCGGGATTAGCCAGCATCGCATCGAGATCCGCATAGATCCGCGCTGTCGGCCAGTCGCCGACAGCGCGCTCGGCCTGGCTGCTGACAATCGCTGCGACCGCAGTGCGCCCTGAATGCCCGATCAACGGTGCGTGAAAGGTGGCGCCGGCAAAGCCATAACCGACCAGGCCGACTTGCAATAAAGAACTCGTTTTTTCCATGGATCACTTCGCAGGTTGTTAGCCGTCAATCACGCCGCAAATTAGCATTTCACAAAAAGTTACCCACAGAAATTGTGGACAGTCCTGTGGATAACCCTCAAGAATTTTAATCAAGTCATTGATTTATATGCGTTTTTACCGACCGCCTAAGGTTAATACCAGGCGCGTAACTTGATCAGGCAGTTGAAGAATCAATGTCGGCCAGCGATTCGCGGCCTTTTTCGGTGATATCGAAACCATCTCCGCCTGCCCTGACGCTTATGTGGCCTTTCTTTCCAAGGAACATGGCAACATCAGCAGCCAGCTTCGCTCCCGGGTCATTCGCCACGGCACGCAAGCCGTCTATGCAACTCCTGATGAACAAGGTCTGCTTACCCTTGTCGGTCAGCACCAGGGTTCCGTTGCGTTCATGTGAGATGTACTTCAAGCCAATCAGGCGTTTGGTATTGCGCGCAACACATGCGCTCACCCGCCCATGTTGCGGCCCGCTGCCGATTTGCCCCAAAGCGTCGAATTCATCTCTTGTTAAACCGTCGTTCATTGCTGCTTCCTCTGAAAATACTGCCAATACCGGCGTCGGCCCCCATGGTACGCGCCGCAACCGTTCGCAGCAAGGCAGGCGTACCCAGCCCTAGCCATCCACTGCCAACGCGAAATCGACCGCCGCTTGTGCATGGAGCGCCGTCGTGTCGATCAAAGGCAGCGCACTGTCCTGCGGTTTGACCAGCAGACTGATCTCGGTGCAACCAAGGATGACCGCCTCGGCGCCGCGCTCGGCCAAGGAGGCGATGACCTGTTGATAGACTTTTCGGGAGGAATCCCGCACCACACCAACACACAATTCATCGTAGATGATTTGATGAACGGCTTCACGCTCCGTCGGCGATGGCACCAGTACAGTCAAACCGTACCGGCCCGCCAGCCGTTCCCGCAGAAACGGCTGCGTCATGGTAAAGCCGGTCCCGAGCAATCCCACCGTGCGCGCGCCGATCTGTACCGCGGCACGCCCCGCCGGATCGGCGATGTGCAAAAACGGAATCGGCACCGCAGCCTGGACACGGTCGGCCACCAGATGCATCGTATTCGTACACAGCACGATGCACTCAGCACCACCCGCGTGCAGTCGCCGCGCGGCATCTTCCAGCACGCGCGCCGCATCATCCCAGCGCTCTTCATGCTGCGCGCGCTCAATCGGGCCGAAATCAACGCTGTACATCAACAGCTGCGCCGACCGCAAAGGCCCCAGCCTGTCACGCACCATTTGATTGATGATCCTGTAGTACTCAACGCTGGATTCCCAGCTCATGCCACCGATCAGTCCTATAGTTCTCATCACATGTTCCTCGCGCAATCTTGCGCATATTGTTGCAAGTATCCCACGTCGTTTGCGGCTGCTCACCAACGAGCAACCGGCTTGTACTATTTTCCAATGAAGAAGTGTATAGGCAAGTTTGGTGGTTCTCACACTTCTGGATGCCAGACGGGGGAGCAACGTCATTAGCGCCCACCAACTCCATGATTGCCCCTTGCGCGAAAAGCGAGAAGAGATTGCTCGCCACATGCATACCCGGCCGTCGCATTACCCTCTCCAACGATCACTTTGCGAAAGCACAAAATTCAACAGGCATCAAAAAATTAAGACACCCCCTATATCTCTCAATGCCAATGACGACAAAAATCGAGTGATTGAAATTTGACAAATCGGTCAGAGTCGCAGAGCAAAAACATCTGGCGACAGTGGAACAGTCAGGGACAGAGATTGAAAAAGCAACCTACAACCATATCCGGCAACGCCATCAAGATACTTCTTTCTCTACTCATTGCTACGCAACAGTTCGGGTTCGTGGGAATCACAGCGCAGGCCGCGTCGTTGCCGACGGCAAAAAACAAACAGGTCAAGATTACTGCCCACAACCAGAATTTACCCGACTTTCTCAGGGCCGTTTTTGGCAATAATCAGATACCTGTAATTGTCAGTCCGCTGGTCACCGGAAATATCAGCGGGAGCTTCAATCAACCGCTCGAATCGCTGCTGAACGACTTCGCGTCCAGCTTTGGCTTCACCTGGTTCTACGACGACCATACCCTGTACATAAACTCACTGTCCGAAATCAGCAGCCGGACGATCAACTTATCCTCTGACAAATTCGACCGCATGCAGATGTTGTTGAAGGATTTTCATTTGGAAGAGCCGCGTTTTTCAATTAGCTGGATGGCCTCTGAAAATAGCCTTCTGGTTGTTGGCCCACCCCGCTATCTGAGCGCGGTAGAGGAACTGGCGCAACTGCTTGATTCAGCGCAGGAGGACACGCAATCACCGACGAAAACCAAGGTCTATCGCCTGCGCCATGCCTGGGCCAAGGATATCAAAAACGGCCCGGCTGGAAGCGTGATTCCCGGCGTAGCAAGCTTACTGAAAAATATCATGAAAGTGCGTCAGCAAACGCGGCTTCCGGAAAGGACTACTGCACCAGTAAAAATACAAGAAGTGGCACAAATTGACAGCGATGCAATCACTCTTCCTGTTGATAAACATGGACTGGCAGACGCCACCTGTCAACTACCAGAAGAAGGCTCCACTCAAGGCACTGAACCGCGCATTGAAGCCAACCCACACATCAACGCCGTCGTAGTGCGCGACACCTGCGCCAGGATGGCTATGTACGACAAACTGATCAAACAACTTGACGTCAAAAACGATCTGGTAGAGATCGAGGCGACGGTCATTGACCGGGATGCGGAGAACGCGGAAAAAATTGACATCGACTTGCGTTCGTTCACCGAGGTGCATCACGACCTGAGTAGCGGATCGGCCACAACTAGCAACAATGCCGCTATCAACCTGGGCGCCATCTCCAACACCTTCATGGACAACCGGGCCGGACTGATGACGTCAATTGTATTCGACGACCGCCACCACCATTTCTCGGCCACGCTGGACGCTCTGATACGCCAAGGCGTCGCAAGAATCGATACGCGCTCACGCGTGATAACTCTGAACAATACTCAAGCAGTGTTGGAAAACCAGCAGGATGACGCTGTGCGAACCGCCAGCCAATACAATGTCACCCCGTACCGGTTGAAGGCTGGACCGACCTTGTTGGTCACCCCGAAAATCATCAAAGAAGACGGATCAGACAAGATCAAGCTATTTGTGACAATTGAAGACGAGGCGATTTCCGATGTTGCACAGGTCAATCCGCCCCGCATCGTTTCCCGCAAAAGAATCGACACCCGGGCCATCATCAACGGTGGCGACAGCCTACTGATTGGCGGCTACATCGTCGACGAAACCACGATCGACAATTCGAAAATTCCTCTGCTCGGAGATATGCCATTTCTGGGTTGGCTGTTCCAGCATAAATCCGAAAAAAAACACCAGATTGAACGCATGATCGTGATCACGGCACGCCTGCTCAATCCCTAAGAAGATGCACTCGCCATCAATCAGCGACATTTGAGAAAATGGAACAAGACCTTGAAACCTTTGCTGAACCTGGAAAGTCGACGCCACCTGTGGTGGCATGCCCTGATTGCGATCAATCAGCAGCACTGGGAGCGCGCCGAACTGATCTTGTCGGCGCTGTCTCCTGAGCCTGATCCCTCGCTCAATAAAAAAATCGCCGCAGCGCGCTGGTTTCTTCTGTGGCGCCGCGATGGCTCAACACTCGCCATCGAGAAAATTACGGCGTTGAATCTTGACTGCCAATGTCTCGAAGCCGACATCATCATCGCTTATTTGCTTACCCAGATTGACATTGATCGCAGTTTGACGGGACGCGCTACGGATAAAATCAATGCACTGCCAGACATTTCCAACCCGCACGCCTTCTGGTTTGGCCACTCGCTCGGACATTGATCGCAACCCACATTATTCGATTAAAGATTCTCGTCGATATGGTATTGTTACTTCCGGCATGCCAACCTCAATCATAAGGAGACTCATATGGACTTGATAGAAAAGTTCGATGCGAAAGACAAATCAGGAAATGGCTATCATGTCGAGGGATATGAAAGCCCGATTGAAATTGCCGCGGCTGGCGGCGTCATCAGTTCCATGCCGGGACCGAGGACCTACCGGCTGGCCGATGGACGGGCGCTGACACAGATTACCGATGGGAAATTCGTGATCGTCCAGACCGGCGACAAGATTTATAGAATATAAACTGCAGCCATCAAGATAAGCACACAAGCGCAAAAAGCCTGCCTCCAGATGGAGGCAGGCTTTTTTATTAATACAATTTTAATTATTGATATTTTGTGAACGGATTGCCAGGGGATTCGCTGTCAGGCCCGCCCACCTTCTCGCAGAGTCCTGATCAACAGATCGGCCATGCTATTGCTGTCAAATTCGCGGAAGCCGCGCTGATACACCAATGCGCCGACTGCGATCAGCCGATACAGCTCTTCTTCCGTGAGCTTGTATGACAATTTTGCAATCTCGTTGGCAAACATCTGCACTATTTCGTCGTCACTGGTGAGCGGTACCTGGCAACTGGCCCTGCCCCACATCTCGATAATCTTCGATGCTTTCATAAACACCTCCCGGGGAGTTTCAGTATAGATGCCGATCAGCAAATATCCAGCCCGCAGGCGCATCTTTTCGCTATCGTAAAACTCAACCTGACGTGGCCACCAGTGTCAGACCGGATGGTGCTAGCAAGCATAGTGTCACAATATTATTGTCAAAATAATTAATGCGAATCGGATAGCGACTTCCCTTGATGCACTGCGGCGAAAGCGTCGTCGCCAGTTGCAGCGTAAGACCGTCGCCACCAGGCTGGAGCGCGCGCACTTCTGCATCAAGGAAATCGAAATATCTGCCGACATAGGGATAGAGCGCCTTGAACAGGCTTTCCTTGGCGGAGAAAACCACCGTCAGCCAACGTTCGAGAGACATTCCGGCGGCGCTGCCGATGAGGAGTTCCGCAGTTGTCATCAGATAGGGCACTAATGGCCGAGCCGCGTCATGATCGAGGAGGCGTTCGACATCGAT
This DNA window, taken from Collimonas arenae, encodes the following:
- a CDS encoding aspartate/glutamate racemase family protein, translating into MRTIGLIGGMSWESSVEYYRIINQMVRDRLGPLRSAQLLMYSVDFGPIERAQHEERWDDAARVLEDAARRLHAGGAECIVLCTNTMHLVADRVQAAVPIPFLHIADPAGRAAVQIGARTVGLLGTGFTMTQPFLRERLAGRYGLTVLVPSPTEREAVHQIIYDELCVGVVRDSSRKVYQQVIASLAERGAEAVILGCTEISLLVKPQDSALPLIDTTALHAQAAVDFALAVDG
- a CDS encoding secretin N-terminal domain-containing protein — translated: MKKQPTTISGNAIKILLSLLIATQQFGFVGITAQAASLPTAKNKQVKITAHNQNLPDFLRAVFGNNQIPVIVSPLVTGNISGSFNQPLESLLNDFASSFGFTWFYDDHTLYINSLSEISSRTINLSSDKFDRMQMLLKDFHLEEPRFSISWMASENSLLVVGPPRYLSAVEELAQLLDSAQEDTQSPTKTKVYRLRHAWAKDIKNGPAGSVIPGVASLLKNIMKVRQQTRLPERTTAPVKIQEVAQIDSDAITLPVDKHGLADATCQLPEEGSTQGTEPRIEANPHINAVVVRDTCARMAMYDKLIKQLDVKNDLVEIEATVIDRDAENAEKIDIDLRSFTEVHHDLSSGSATTSNNAAINLGAISNTFMDNRAGLMTSIVFDDRHHHFSATLDALIRQGVARIDTRSRVITLNNTQAVLENQQDDAVRTASQYNVTPYRLKAGPTLLVTPKIIKEDGSDKIKLFVTIEDEAISDVAQVNPPRIVSRKRIDTRAIINGGDSLLIGGYIVDETTIDNSKIPLLGDMPFLGWLFQHKSEKKHQIERMIVITARLLNP
- a CDS encoding 4'-phosphopantetheinyl transferase family protein, encoding MPISSPQAVPPLFFLDLPASIHQAGLRYGINPGQLALLEQNGVVLPPGLANAVLKRKVEFAAGRYCAMQALKALGYGGRETLPIGQHRAPLWPDGFVGSISHGDGQALAVAAASRDWDGIGIDVERLLDHDAARPLVPYLMTTAELLIGSAAGMSLERWLTVVFSAKESLFKALYPYVGRYFDFLDAEVRALQPGGDGLTLQLATTLSPQCIKGSRYPIRINYFDNNIVTLCLLAPSGLTLVATSG